A part of Candidatus Moraniibacteriota bacterium genomic DNA contains:
- a CDS encoding methyltransferase domain-containing protein, giving the protein MKHKQSVTVRGEEEAVDSYYSRIFLEKNIGEFSESALRIEARSTMKAYTDASVDCVVLEMLLNRVYEYEQLLEEAKRILTRGGMLLCTLSSIAPKLHQEEHLWGFTVASAQYIFEKHFGSTNVQIASFGNVFSGRMLLEGFPAVQLRQEELEYVDPFFPVVIGVSVKKE; this is encoded by the coding sequence ATGAAGCATAAACAAAGTGTAACCGTGCGCGGTGAAGAAGAAGCGGTAGATTCGTATTATTCAAGGATTTTCCTTGAGAAAAATATCGGGGAATTTTCTGAATCGGCGCTTCGTATTGAAGCGCGCTCTACTATGAAAGCGTATACTGATGCGTCTGTTGACTGTGTTGTGCTAGAAATGTTGTTGAACCGGGTGTATGAGTATGAGCAGCTTCTTGAAGAGGCAAAGCGTATTTTGACTCGGGGAGGGATGCTTCTTTGTACGCTTTCGTCGATTGCACCAAAACTGCATCAAGAAGAACATCTCTGGGGCTTTACAGTTGCTTCCGCGCAGTACATTTTTGAGAAACATTTCGGTTCTACGAATGTCCAAATAGCGAGTTTTGGGAATGTTTTTTCTGGGCGAATGCTTCTGGAGGGTTTTCCTGCCGTGCAGCTTCGGCAGGAAGAGCTTGAGTATGTTGACCCTTTTTTCCCGGTTGTTATCGGTGTTAGTGTAAAAAAAGAATAA
- a CDS encoding SDR family oxidoreductase, translating into MITFLKQFISRQFLYPKVRIPSGRNLCDQVVIVTGAGRGIGKAIAEMIYAEGGSVVAVSRRLRSLEEAFPHVESKRFVFAEGDVSDEQTVRSIVLSARKKFGKVDVLVNNAGINMVEKPLEEISAEDFDRMVATNIRGAFLFSKGVIPLMKNAASGFIITIGSKISHNTNVGPSKTVYAMTKYALEGFSFALNRELKSYGIRVSCLMPGTVNTFASLNSKQFLSPYQVAEIVCMMIRYEDIDFESVVLKSKKQNI; encoded by the coding sequence ATGATCACGTTTCTCAAACAATTTATTAGTAGGCAATTTCTCTACCCAAAGGTCAGAATACCTTCTGGACGGAATCTTTGCGATCAGGTTGTCATTGTGACGGGTGCGGGACGCGGGATTGGTAAGGCGATTGCGGAGATGATTTATGCTGAGGGTGGGAGTGTAGTTGCTGTTTCACGTCGATTGCGTTCCCTCGAAGAAGCATTCCCTCATGTGGAGTCAAAGCGATTTGTTTTTGCAGAAGGTGATGTTTCTGACGAACAAACTGTGCGGTCGATTGTACTATCTGCGCGGAAGAAATTTGGGAAAGTAGATGTGCTTGTTAACAATGCAGGGATAAACATGGTAGAAAAACCACTCGAGGAAATTTCTGCTGAAGATTTTGATCGTATGGTTGCGACAAATATACGCGGAGCATTCCTTTTTTCAAAAGGGGTAATACCTCTTATGAAAAATGCTGCTTCTGGATTTATTATTACGATTGGATCGAAAATAAGTCACAACACGAATGTTGGTCCAAGTAAAACAGTGTATGCGATGACGAAGTATGCACTCGAAGGGTTCTCCTTTGCGCTGAATCGTGAGTTGAAATCGTATGGTATTCGTGTGTCGTGTCTGATGCCGGGAACAGTGAATACGTTTGCCTCCTTGAATTCGAAACAATTTCTTTCGCCGTATCAGGTTGCTGAAATAGTTTGTATGATGATCCGATACGAAGATATAGATTTTGAGAGCGTCGTTCTTAAATCAAAGAAGCAAAACATATGA
- a CDS encoding methyltransferase domain-containing protein, which translates to MRARSRKPISTRYGFDRGKPVDRLFIEQFLEKNKQAIYGKCLEVVDNSYTVRFGGSRVTTSDVIDIFPTAKANICGDLRNLSGHIADNEYDCLIVTQTFNVIDDYQSAISECRRILKPGGTLLVTMPTVSPAWNLAINLWRFTPRSARYVFEKFFDANRIEVSALGNKIVTEAFWMGMAAEDMNSEELALQDETFPLIVGIKAVK; encoded by the coding sequence ATGCGTGCACGATCACGGAAGCCTATCAGCACGCGGTACGGATTTGATCGCGGGAAGCCCGTTGATCGACTGTTTATAGAACAGTTTCTTGAGAAGAACAAACAGGCGATTTATGGAAAGTGTCTCGAGGTTGTAGATAATTCGTATACTGTCAGATTTGGTGGATCGCGAGTAACCACAAGCGATGTCATTGATATATTTCCAACGGCAAAGGCAAATATTTGTGGAGATCTTAGGAATCTTTCTGGTCATATTGCTGACAATGAATATGATTGCCTTATTGTGACTCAGACCTTCAATGTCATAGATGACTACCAGTCTGCTATAAGTGAATGTCGCAGGATTTTGAAGCCAGGCGGGACATTGCTTGTAACAATGCCAACGGTGAGTCCTGCGTGGAACCTTGCCATTAATCTGTGGCGATTTACGCCACGGTCGGCTCGATATGTTTTCGAAAAGTTTTTTGATGCAAATAGAATCGAAGTTTCTGCTCTTGGAAATAAAATAGTTACTGAGGCATTCTGGATGGGCATGGCAGCTGAGGATATGAATTCTGAGGAGCTTGCATTACAGGACGAGACTTTTCCGCTTATCGTTGGAATAAAAGCTGTTAAATAA